In one window of Canis lupus baileyi chromosome 12, mCanLup2.hap1, whole genome shotgun sequence DNA:
- the GCFC2 gene encoding intron Large complex component GCFC2 isoform X3, whose protein sequence is MKKNSNEDPESEPDDHERRIPFTLKPQTLRQRMAEETTPRNEETSEESQEDENQDIWEQQQMRKAVKITEGRDLDLSYSSKPQTLKKFDTSISFPPVNLEIIKKQLNTRLTLLQDTHRSHLREYEKYIQDVKSSKSTIQNLENSSTQALNFKFYKSMKVYVENLIDCLNEKIISIQEIESSMHALLLKQAMTFMKRRQDELKCESTHLQQLSRKAETSTNESVAIDEKTQWILEEIESRRSRRRQARALCGNCDHQEGTSSDDELSSEDMIDFQETQGDILQDHKKIFEDVHDDFCNIQHILLKFQQWREKYPDSYYEAFISLCIPKLLNPLIRVQLIDWNPLKFDAIGLKQMPWFTSIEKFMANSVEDSKKEDNSDKKILPTVINKTVIPRLTDFVEFIWDPLSTSQTTSLITNCRVIHEELSTCANEVSKGKQDLLKSIVVRMKKATEDDVFIPLYPKSTVEDKTSPHSKFQERQFWSSVKLFRNILLWNGLLPDATLQELGLGKLLNRYLIIALLNAIPGPDVVKKCNQIAASLPEKWFQNSAMRTSIPQLGNFIQFLLQSAHKLSRSEFRDEVKEIISILVKIKALNQAESFIEEYHLDHLKSIIEV, encoded by the exons atgaagaaaaatagtAATGAAGATCCTGAGAGTGAGCCTGATGACCATGAAAGGAGAATACCATTTACCCTAAAGCCTCAAACCCTTAGACAAAGAATGGCTGAAGAAACAA cacccagaaatgaagaaacaagtGAAGAAAGTCAGGAAGATGAAAATCAAGATATTTGGGAACAGCAGCAAATGAGGAAAGCAGTTAAAATTACAGAG ggACGAGACCTAGATCTTTCCTACAGCAGTAAACCTCAAACACTAAAGAAGTTTGATACTTCAATTTCATTTCCACCagtaaatttagaaattataaagaaacaaTTAAATACCAG ATTAACATTGCTACAGGATACTCACCGCTCACACCTgagggaatatgaaaaatacataCAAGATGTCAAGAGCTCAAAGAGTACCATCCAGAACCTAGAGAATTCATCAACTCAAGctctaaattttaaattctataaaaGCATGAAAGTTTATGTGGAAAATTTAATTGACTGTCTTAATGAAAAG ATTATCAGCATCCAAGAAATAGAATCATCCATGCATGCACTTCTTTTAAAACAAGCCATGACCTTTATGAAACGCAGGCAAGATGAACTAAAATGTGAATCAACGCATTTACAACAGTTATCAC GCAAAGCTGAGACATCAACAAATGAAAGCGTGGCTATAGATGAAAAAACTCAATGGATTTTAGAAGAGATTGAATCTCGAAG GTCACGAAGAAGACAAGCAAGGGCACTTTGTGGGAATTGTGATCACCAGGAAGGGACATCTAGTGATGATGAACTGTCTTCAGAAGACATGATTGACTTCCAAGAAACCCAAG GTGATATTTTACAGGACCACAAGAAGATTTTTGAAGATGTACATGATGATTTTTGTAATATCCAGCATATTTTGTTGAAATTTCAACAATGGCGAGAAAAGTATCCTGATTCTTATTATGAAGCTTTCATTAGTTTGTGCATACCGAAGCTTTTAAATCCCCTAATCCGAGTTCAGTTGATTGATTGGAATCCTCTTAAG tttGATGCCATAGGTTTAAAACAGATGCCGTGGTTCACATCTATAGAAAAATTTATGGCTAACAGTGTGGAAGATTCAAAGAAGGAAGATAATTCTGATAAGAAAATCTTGCCTACTGTCATCAACAAAACAGTTATTCCACGACTTACAG ACTTTGTAGAATTCATTTGGGATCCCTTGTCGACCTCACAAACAACAAGTTTAATAACAAACTGCAGAGTGATTCATGAAGAACTTTCCACTTGTGCAAATGAAGTTAGTAAAGGCAAACAG GATTTACTTAAATCCATTGTTGTGAGAATGAAGAAAGCAACAGAAGATGATGTTTTTATTCCTCTGTATCCAAAGAG CACTGTAGAAGACAAAACATCACCACATTCAAAGTTCCAAGAAAGGCAGTTCTGGTCAAGTGTAAAG ctcttcCGCAATATTCTTCTTTGGAATGGACTCCTCCCTGATGCCACCTTGCAAGAACTAGGTCTAGGGAAGCTACTAAACCGTTACCTTATTATAGCTCTACTTAATGCCATACCTGGGCCAGATGTTGTTAAAAAGTGCAACCAG ATAGCAGCATCATTACCAGAAAAATGGTTCCAAAACTCTGCCATGAGAACATCTATTCCTCAGCTAGGAAACTTCATCCAGTTTTTGTTACAGTCTGCACATAAATTATCTAGAAGTGAATTCAG agatgaagtcaaagaaataatttctattctggtgaaaataaaagctttgaatCAAGCAGAATCCTTCATAGAAGAATATCACCTAGACCATCTGAAATCAATAATTGAAGTTTGA